A window of Pullulanibacillus sp. KACC 23026 genomic DNA:
CCCCGCGTTTCACAGCGTTTCATTGAGTGGGTACCCAATGGTCTCTGTGGATGACTTCTGGTCGGTGGTGGGGGGAGTGGTGTTTGATTGCTTGGCTGTGTTTGCCTTTTATGCGTTTTAAGTCTTCGGCGGATAAGGTGACTTGTCCTTTGCCGATTAATTGCCCCGCGTGGGTTAGGACCTCGACGACTTGGCCTTCATGGAAGTGGCCGCGCACTTCTACAACTCCTGCAGGAAGCAAACTTTTTCCTTTGTCTAAGAGAGCGTCAGCGGCACCGTTGTCTACCACAACTTGGCCGGAAACCTCTGAGTGAAGCTGAATCCACTGCTTTTTATTTTTTAAGGGCAAGGCATGAGGAGAGGAACCAACATATGTGCCATCGCCTTTTCCCTCGAGGACTTTGAGCAGCTTCTCAGGTCCTGAGCCCGTTCCGATAAACGAAGGGACCCCAAGATGCAAGGCGGTCTTAGAGGCTTCAATCTTGGAACGCATACCGCCTGTCCCGACTTTCGAAACCGCATCACCTGCTAAGGCAAGCTCCTTTTCTGTAATTTCGGGTAAAAATGAAAGGCGCTCAGCAGCGGCTGACTTTCTTGGGTCTTTAGAATATAGGCCATTTATATCTGTGAGAATAATGAGCCAATCGGCATGAACTAGGCCGCTGACTAGAGCAGACAATCGGTCGTTATCACCAAATGTGAGTTCCTCAATCGCGACGGAATCATTTTCATTAATAATTGGAACGACACCCCGCCTTAAAAGTTCCGATAGAGTGTTAAAGGCATTGGTGTATTGATCTTGAATGGAAAAATCATGTCGAGTGAGTAAGAGCTGAGCGGTCAATAAACCATGGGAGCGAAACTGGTCGGAGTAGTGCTGCATCAACAAGCTTTGTCCAACTGCCGCGGCTGCTTGTTTACCAGAAATTGTGACGGGGCGAGAGGGATAACCAAGAGCCGAGAAGCCGGCTGCAACGGCACCAGATGTGATTAAGAGAAGCTCATGACCCGCTTTTCTTAATGCCGACAAGGCAGCGACGTGTTCCGTCAGTTTGCTTTCCGATAACTGTCCATGTTCATCAGTCAATGAACTACTGCCTATTTTTACGACAATTCTTTGACGTCCCATTTTTTTTACGCCTCACTTTGTGTTTAAAGTAAAATAAAAACTCCTCCATCCTATAAAAGGACGGAGGAGCCGTGGTACCACCTTTTTTCAGAAATTCTTAGAACGAATGTCTGATCTTAAGCCCGTATCGTGGGAAACGGTTAGGTTTGCCTAACTGCTCATGGGCAGGTTCGATCCTCCATCAGTGGTGCACCTTTCAGCCAAGGGTGTACTCTCTAATCACCTGAAAAGACTTACTAATCCCAATCTTTGCATTGCGTATGGAATTGGCGTACATAGAACTTTAATGGATTAAATTATAGGTAAATTTAGTTTGTTCGTCAAGGATTGATTTTCAAGTAAAAGGCCTATGTTTTAGTGTGGTTGAGCGGAAAAAGTCGAATAAACAGGAAACTATTCCCCAGGAAATGACAACATGCAGATAACTTCGACAGTTGAAATCAAAAAACATATATGTTCTCATGGTTGCAAAGAGTAAAATGATCGAAATTTAGGGTGGGTTAATTTGGATTTAAAAATAAAAAGAGTTTATGAAGAGGCTGAGGAGAAGGATGGTATACGCATTCTTGTTGACCGATTATGGCCAAGAGGGGTAACCAAGGAGAAAGCAAAGTGCGATGTATGGCTTAAGCAAGTCGCTCCAAGTCCAACTCTTCGTAAAACGTTTGCCCATAAGCCTGAGCGGTTTGATGCATTTCGAGAACAATATATTCAAGAGTTAAGAACCGATCCAGAAAAAGGAAAACCCTTGGCGTTTATTCGGGAAAAATTAGT
This region includes:
- the proB gene encoding glutamate 5-kinase, which produces MGRQRIVVKIGSSSLTDEHGQLSESKLTEHVAALSALRKAGHELLLITSGAVAAGFSALGYPSRPVTISGKQAAAAVGQSLLMQHYSDQFRSHGLLTAQLLLTRHDFSIQDQYTNAFNTLSELLRRGVVPIINENDSVAIEELTFGDNDRLSALVSGLVHADWLIILTDINGLYSKDPRKSAAAERLSFLPEITEKELALAGDAVSKVGTGGMRSKIEASKTALHLGVPSFIGTGSGPEKLLKVLEGKGDGTYVGSSPHALPLKNKKQWIQLHSEVSGQVVVDNGAADALLDKGKSLLPAGVVEVRGHFHEGQVVEVLTHAGQLIGKGQVTLSAEDLKRIKGKHSQAIKHHSPHHRPEVIHRDHWVPTQ
- a CDS encoding DUF488 family protein, whose protein sequence is MDLKIKRVYEEAEEKDGIRILVDRLWPRGVTKEKAKCDVWLKQVAPSPTLRKTFAHKPERFDAFREQYIQELRTDPEKGKPLAFIREKLVHETVTLVYASKETFYNHANVLKDFLECKKH